From Grus americana isolate bGruAme1 chromosome 22, bGruAme1.mat, whole genome shotgun sequence, the proteins below share one genomic window:
- the LOC129195555 gene encoding feather keratin Cos2-3-like: MSCYNQCQPCQSCGPTPLANSCNEPCVRQCQNSIVVIEPSPVVVTLPGPILSSFPQNTVVGSSTSAAVGSILSRDGVPINSGCCDLSCITSRYCGNRCQPC; encoded by the coding sequence atgtcctgctacaaccagtgccagccctgccagtcCTGCGGCCCAACCCcactggccaacagctgcaatgagccctgtgtcaggcagtgccagaactccatAGTCGTCATtgagccctcccccgtggtggtgaccctgcccggccccatcctcagctccttcccacagaacaccgttgtgggctcctccacctccgctgctgttggcagcatcctcagccgtGACGGAGTGCCCATCaactctgggtgctgtgacctctcctgCATCACCAGCCGCTACTGTGGCAACAGGTGTCAACCCTGCTAA
- the LOC129195199 gene encoding feather keratin Cos2-3-like, with translation MSCYNQCLPCQPCGPTPLANSCNEPCVRQCQNSTVVIEPSPVVVILPGPILSSFPQSTAVGSSTSAAVGSILSRDGVPINSGCCDLSCITSRYCGSRRCPPC, from the coding sequence atgtcctgctacaaccagtgcctgccatgccagccctgcggcccgaccccgctggccaacagctgcaatgagccctgcgtcaggcagtgccagaactccaccGTTGTCATtgagccctcccccgtggtggtgattcttcctggccccatcctcagctccttcccacagagcactgccgtgggctcctccacctccgctgctgttggcagcatcctcagccgtGACGGAGTGCCCATCaactctgggtgctgtgacctctcctgCATCACCAGCCGCTACTGTGGCAGCAGAAGGTGCCCCCCTTGCTAA